A single window of Eucalyptus grandis isolate ANBG69807.140 chromosome 1, ASM1654582v1, whole genome shotgun sequence DNA harbors:
- the LOC120295624 gene encoding scarecrow-like protein 8 — MSGASKGSESVKTPVWRLQRSPVESVKPPVQRSPVSISWEQSLVEAATAIYEGRVDVASEILTHLSAGPNPMGNSEQKLMGYMLSALKSRVNPVDYPPPVAELFTEEHLLSVRSLYDVSPCFWLGFRAANLAILEAASEQPSTNKLHVIDFAIGRKEQYDSLLYELSMRQAGNQFTLNITTLADSIIGAERLRMIGDRLSKVAAVMGVRLVFNIVSQKLSELSRDSLGCEPDEVLAVNLAFKLYRMPDERVSAKNTRDELLRRVKGLAPQVVTLVEQEMNGNTAPFPMRVGEALAYYRALLESLESKFVRYDSERATRAEEGLSRKLVNLVACEGRDRVERCEVFGEWRDRMGMAGFELKSVGRVVAKYLEAGFAFPLQEGFTVKEENGVVCFGWLGRTITVASAWH; from the coding sequence ATGTCCGGGGCCTCTAAGGGAAGCGAGAGCGTCAAGACCCCCGTCTGGAGACTCCAGAGGTCTCCCGTGGAGAGCGTCAAGCCCCCCGTCCAGAGGTCTCCGGTATCCATCTCGTGGGAGCAGTCGCTAGTGGAGGCTGCGACGGCGATATACGAGGGCAGAGTAGACGTGGCTTCGGAGATCCTAACGCACTTGTCTGCCGGGCCGAACCCCATGGGTAATTCAGAGCAGAAATTGATGGGATACATGTTGTCTGCGCTTAAATCGCGCGTGAACCCAGTCGATTACCCCCCTCCCGTGGCGGAGTTGTTCACCGAGGAACATCTGTTGTCGGTTCGGTCACTTTACGATGTGTCTCCTTGTTTCTGGCTCGGTTTCAGGGCTGCCAATCTCGCGATTTTGGAGGCTGCGTCGGAGCAACCCTCCACTAACAAGCTCCATGTAATTGATTTCGCTATTGGTCGAAAGGAACAGTACGACTCTCTCCTTTACGAGCTGTCCATGCGTCAGGCGGGCAATCAATTCACACTCAACATCACGACGCTCGCAGATAGCATCATCGGTGCGGAGAGGCTCAGGATGATTGGGGATCGACTGAGTAAAGTCGCGGCGGTGATGGGAGTTAGGTTAGTATTCAACATCGTGAGCCAGAAGCTGAGCGAGTTGAGCCGCGACTCGCTGGGCTGCGAGCCCGATGAGGTGCTGGCGGTGAACTTGGCGTTCAAGCTGTACAGAATGCCGGACGAGAGGGTGTCCGCTAAGAACACGCGCGACGAGCTCCTCCGTCGCGTGAAGGGGCTGGCGCCGCAGGTGGTGACGCTGGTGGAGCAGGAGATGAACGGGAACACGGCGCCATTCCCGATGCGTGTGGGGGAGGCGCTGGCGTACTACAGGGCGCTGCTCGAGTCGTTGGAGTCTAAATTTGTTAGGTACGACTCGGAGCGAGCGacgagggcggaggaggggcTGAGTCGGAAATTGGTGAACTTGGTTGCTTGCGAAGGTAGGGACCGGGTTGAAAGATGCGAGGTGTTCGGGGAGTGGAGGGACCGCATGGGGATGGCTGGCTTCGAGTTGAAGTCAGTGGGTCGAGTTGTGGCCAAATATTTGGAGGCGGGGTTCGCTTTTCCCCTTCAGGAGGGATTCACAGTGAAAGAAGAGAACGGTGTGGTTTGCTTCGGCTGGCTCGGCCGAACTATCACCGTCGCATCTGCTTGGCATTaa